A window of the Polaribacter sp. HaHaR_3_91 genome harbors these coding sequences:
- the ppk2 gene encoding polyphosphate kinase 2 yields MEISPKNLKKLNSKKGLLALLSKEPLNIERAIRYVDYQKKLEGLQVELIRLQKWAINNNERIIIVFQGRDAAGKGGAIRRLTERINPRHMRIVALPKPSEDEQSQWYFQRYVEQFPKAGEIVFFDRSWYNRAVIEPVNDFCTQEEYKIFMNQVNDFERMILESGIHLVKIYMSISKKEQAKRFADIKSDPLKQWKMTKLDEKAQLLWDDYTEYKKAMFEKTNTDISPWKIIRANRKTEARVNVINHILNRIPYDKDLEV; encoded by the coding sequence ATGGAAATATCACCTAAAAATTTAAAAAAACTAAATTCTAAGAAAGGTTTGTTAGCGCTTTTGTCTAAAGAACCTTTAAATATAGAAAGAGCCATTAGATACGTAGATTATCAAAAGAAGCTTGAGGGCTTGCAAGTAGAATTGATTCGTTTACAAAAATGGGCTATTAATAATAATGAAAGGATAATTATTGTTTTTCAGGGTAGAGATGCTGCAGGTAAGGGAGGAGCGATTAGAAGATTAACAGAACGTATCAATCCGCGTCATATGCGTATTGTTGCGCTGCCGAAACCATCGGAAGATGAGCAGTCTCAATGGTATTTTCAGAGATATGTAGAGCAGTTCCCAAAAGCAGGAGAAATAGTGTTTTTCGATAGAAGTTGGTACAACAGAGCGGTTATAGAACCTGTTAATGACTTTTGTACACAAGAGGAATATAAAATATTTATGAACCAGGTTAATGATTTCGAAAGAATGATTTTAGAATCGGGAATTCATTTAGTTAAAATATATATGTCTATTTCTAAAAAAGAGCAAGCAAAACGTTTTGCAGACATAAAAAGTGATCCATTAAAGCAATGGAAAATGACAAAGTTAGATGAAAAGGCTCAATTGCTGTGGGATGATTATACAGAGTATAAAAAAGCAATGTTTGAGAAAACAAATACAGATATTTCTCCTTGGAAGATAATAAGAGCAAATAGAAAAACAGAAGCGCGTGTAAATGTAATTAATCACATTTTAAACCGTATTCCTTATGATAAAGATTTAGAGGTTTAA
- a CDS encoding GNAT family N-acetyltransferase: MNTLIKVIEAEEILTIIPLLTKLNSKTPLDILKERVIEISKNTNYECVGLYVDEKLVGISGLWYSTRHYIGKSVEPDHVIIDDSVRGQGLGKQFFNWIDSHVKNKGCEAIELNAYSSNPKSHKFYYNEGYNIYGFHFLKVLRDDKKFY, encoded by the coding sequence ATGAATACGCTAATAAAAGTAATTGAAGCAGAAGAAATTTTGACAATAATTCCGCTTTTAACAAAATTAAATTCAAAAACTCCTTTAGATATATTAAAAGAACGCGTGATAGAAATATCAAAAAACACCAATTACGAATGCGTAGGTCTATATGTTGATGAAAAATTAGTAGGAATATCTGGACTTTGGTACTCTACAAGACACTATATTGGTAAATCCGTAGAGCCAGATCACGTAATTATTGACGACTCTGTTCGTGGACAAGGACTTGGAAAACAATTCTTTAATTGGATAGATAGTCACGTTAAAAATAAAGGCTGCGAAGCGATTGAGCTAAATGCTTATTCTAGCAATCCTAAATCTCATAAGTTCTATTATAATGAAGGATACAACATCTATGGCTTCCATTTTTTAAAGGTTTTACGAGACGATAAAAAATTTTATTAA
- a CDS encoding alpha/beta hydrolase: MSDLQYIVRQPKTIAENPPLLILLHGYGSNEQDLFSFAEELPDEFLIISAQAPNALGAGSYAWYAINFDDVNGKFSDLKQAKESIDKIAIFIDEIKAKYNTASDKTFLLGFSQGAILSYSLSFFYPNKVQHVIALSGYINTELLPASISKEIKTDYYCSHGSVDQVLPIEWARKSKPFLDSLDFKNVYSEYPVGHGVAPQNFYSFKTWIEERL, encoded by the coding sequence ATGAGCGATTTACAATACATAGTTAGGCAACCAAAAACAATAGCTGAAAACCCGCCATTATTAATTTTATTACATGGTTACGGAAGTAATGAACAAGATTTATTCTCTTTTGCTGAAGAATTACCAGATGAATTTTTAATTATCAGCGCACAAGCACCTAATGCATTGGGTGCCGGTAGCTACGCTTGGTACGCTATTAATTTTGATGATGTAAATGGTAAGTTCTCAGATCTAAAACAAGCAAAAGAATCTATAGATAAAATTGCCATTTTTATTGATGAAATAAAAGCAAAATACAATACAGCCTCAGACAAAACTTTTTTATTAGGTTTTAGTCAAGGTGCTATATTAAGTTATTCTTTAAGTTTTTTCTACCCAAATAAAGTACAGCATGTAATTGCATTAAGTGGTTACATTAATACAGAACTACTACCTGCATCTATTTCTAAAGAGATTAAAACAGACTACTATTGCTCTCATGGTTCTGTAGACCAAGTTTTACCTATAGAATGGGCTCGAAAAAGCAAACCTTTCTTAGATAGTTTAGATTTTAAAAACGTGTACTCAGAATATCCGGTAGGTCACGGAGTTGCTCCACAGAATTTTTATAGTTTTAAAACCTGGATTGAAGAACGTTTATAA
- the ppk2 gene encoding polyphosphate kinase 2 — translation MEIKEGLSSEDFKNVKNNQELLALIGEKNAACKKVKKTIIYNEELRLLQIELVKLQRWISNNNKRVAIIFEGRDAAGKGGNIRRFMEHLNPRSSRLVALNKPTEIEKGQWYFQRYIKELPNPGEIVFFDRSWYNRAVVEPVMGFCSDQQYKEFLVQVPEFEHMMYEDGVIIIKFWLSISKEEQLKRFEGRKENPLKRWKFSPVDKQGQILWDRYTHYKGEMFSKTHTSYSPWMMIKTNDKKVARLEAIRHVLSQFDYEDKEAKTVLTPDPNVVMRYYRSNTNID, via the coding sequence ATGGAAATTAAAGAAGGATTAAGTTCAGAAGACTTTAAGAATGTTAAAAACAATCAAGAGTTATTAGCACTTATAGGAGAAAAGAATGCTGCTTGTAAGAAAGTAAAGAAAACAATTATTTATAATGAAGAGCTAAGGTTGCTTCAGATAGAGCTTGTTAAATTACAAAGATGGATTTCTAATAACAACAAGCGTGTTGCAATTATTTTTGAAGGAAGAGATGCTGCCGGTAAAGGTGGTAATATTCGTAGGTTTATGGAGCACCTAAACCCACGTTCTAGTAGGTTGGTTGCTTTAAATAAACCTACAGAAATAGAAAAAGGACAATGGTATTTTCAACGTTATATAAAAGAATTGCCAAACCCTGGTGAAATTGTTTTTTTTGATAGAAGCTGGTATAATAGAGCGGTAGTAGAGCCTGTTATGGGGTTTTGTTCAGATCAACAATATAAAGAGTTTTTAGTGCAAGTGCCCGAGTTTGAGCATATGATGTACGAAGACGGGGTTATTATTATTAAGTTTTGGTTATCAATTAGTAAAGAAGAGCAACTAAAGCGTTTTGAAGGCAGAAAAGAAAATCCATTAAAAAGATGGAAATTTAGTCCTGTTGATAAGCAAGGGCAAATTCTTTGGGATAGATACACGCATTATAAGGGCGAGATGTTCTCTAAGACACATACCTCTTACAGTCCTTGGATGATGATAAAAACGAATGATAAAAAAGTAGCAAGGTTAGAAGCTATTAGGCACGTATTATCTCAGTTTGATTATGAGGATAAAGAAGCAAAAACAGTATTAACCCCAGATCCTAATGTTGTAATGCGTTATTATAGATCTAATACTAATATAGATTAA
- a CDS encoding lipid A deacylase LpxR family protein — MKYFILILVVFISSYTIAQEKFSKEISLITDNDLYVSTVRDRYYTSGIFLSYSYLSKNKKESLDKRILEWKINQEMYTPFKATVQNASNHDRPFAGYLYGSFGIKRIYKNNQIFNTTAQIGVIGSNSYAEELQELIHNVYGFKEAVGWEHQIENAFALNFNVEYLKTIVNNQNQLFDITWTNNVNLGSVYTNISTGVYSRIGLKPLQNLANSIAFDTNLNNEHTNYFREVESFFYIKPMLRYAVYDATLQGSFLNKTSPITKDLKPIVFHLELGLKFTANRFNFGYSFHYNTSKSKDLRFTNGHRYGSIAINYLLK, encoded by the coding sequence ATGAAATACTTTATACTTATTCTAGTTGTCTTTATATCGTCATACACAATTGCTCAAGAAAAATTCTCAAAAGAAATTAGCTTAATCACAGATAACGATTTATATGTTTCTACAGTTAGAGATAGATATTATACAAGTGGAATTTTCTTAAGTTATAGCTACCTTTCTAAAAATAAAAAAGAGTCTTTGGATAAACGAATTTTAGAATGGAAAATAAATCAGGAAATGTATACTCCTTTTAAAGCTACAGTTCAAAACGCTAGCAATCACGACAGACCTTTTGCAGGGTATTTATATGGGAGCTTCGGCATAAAAAGAATCTATAAGAACAACCAAATTTTTAACACTACTGCTCAAATTGGGGTAATAGGCAGTAATTCTTACGCAGAAGAATTACAAGAGTTGATACATAATGTTTATGGCTTTAAAGAAGCAGTAGGCTGGGAACATCAAATAGAAAATGCTTTTGCTTTAAATTTTAATGTGGAATATTTAAAAACAATTGTAAACAACCAAAACCAGCTTTTTGACATCACTTGGACCAACAACGTAAATTTAGGTTCTGTCTATACAAATATTTCTACAGGAGTTTATAGTAGAATTGGATTAAAACCTCTTCAGAACTTAGCTAATTCAATTGCCTTTGATACAAACCTAAATAACGAACATACTAATTACTTTAGAGAAGTTGAATCTTTTTTTTACATAAAACCAATGTTGCGTTACGCAGTTTATGACGCAACTTTACAGGGAAGTTTCCTCAACAAAACGAGCCCAATTACAAAGGATTTAAAGCCAATTGTCTTTCACCTAGAATTAGGATTAAAATTTACTGCAAACCGTTTTAACTTTGGATACTCATTTCACTACAATACAAGCAAATCTAAAGATTTACGATTTACGAATGGACATAGATACGGTAGCATCGCAATTAACTATCTATTGAAATAA